A window of Canis lupus baileyi chromosome 3, mCanLup2.hap1, whole genome shotgun sequence genomic DNA:
aatgtttaatgatGTTTGGGCCACAGAAAGTCAGCCTTAATATACAACCTCCATGGATCATAGCATCAATCAAGCCTACTGAGAAGCCAGCAGCTACCAGCAGAGAACAAGCCCGAGGAGACATGATGACATGGTACAGCAGGGGGCTGCAGATGGCGACATAGCGATCATAGGCCATGGCAGCTAACATGTAGCACTCAGAaatgacaaaaatgcaaaaaaaaaaaagctgagtcaTGCAACCAGAATAGGAGATGGCTTTATCGTTGCATAAAAAGTCTGCCAACATTCTGGGGGTAATAACAGAAGAATAGCATACATCTAAAAAAGACAAACTACTGAGGAAATGGTACATGGGGGTGTGAAGTTGAGAACTCAACCCAATTATTGAGATCATTCCGAGATTTCCCGCCACTGTAACTGCATAAATCCCTGAGAAGAGGCAGAAAAGAGGCAGCTGAAGCTCAGGTTGGTCGGTTAGTCCTGAAAGAAGAAACCCAGTCACTGCAGATTGATTTCTTAGGCCCATTCTCTTCTGAGAAATCTGTAGAGATAAGAGGAAAAGAGCCAAATCAGGCAGTCAGAATCCTAGCCTGTCTCCGATTCCCTGTAGCCCAGGTACTTCTGGCATGAAAATGTGCAACTAAGGTTATCTTATCACCTTGGCACCACGCTTGTGCCTCCATTGATGTGCAGGGATTTTGAACCCCACACCCCCCAAGGCAGAACTTTGATAACATAGTAAGTAAGCATCTATTTAACTGTAGGTTTTAGGAACTAGAAATGAACTTTAGCAGGCTCTCCGGCGTGTCAAATTCTTTTAGCCAAGTATGAAATGCTTAACTCTAGAGCCAGAAAGAAGCCTAAAGACACAGGAGAGGCTTTCTAAAGCAAATCAGCCAAAGTTAAATAGGTTtcttaactaaaaaaataataataataattaaaaaaaaataaattaattaattttcttaactGCAAGATATTTAGGAATCTTCAAGAGAGCTAGGTAacacaatattttccaaattcatttgatTGTAGAGTCTCCCACCTGCTTTTTAACGAAACATATTTTAGCACTAGTGTGCCTTGGAACCTTTTAAGAaactgtgttttcatttgcatgttcgttctatttttaatctaatCACAAGCGATTTCTAGGTAGGAAGTTTATTCTTCATACACTTCGGTAAAGTTGAATAACGGTAGAACAGCAAACCTCCTAAAATAACTTTTGCCTTCCAACTCTTGGGTGATCCTGTGGGCTAAGCCTACCCCTCTCACCAAGGCCTCTGAGCATGATTGAATGCTCTATAGTCAGCACTGCTGTTTTTGGCAATGCAAACAACCCGGATATTTGTGCTTCCACTGGAGGCTCCCATGTACTGTGTCCTATCTTTCACTCACACTTCTCTCACGAGGGGACAAAGATGGCACACGACCTGGAGTTACCTGCTTGGGGGCCAACCCAGCCCTTATCTCtgaaaaactttaaatttttctttcagtgttgGGCTGTCATAGAGGACTGTCTAGACTCATGTTCACCCAGAGTTTATACAGAGCCCTGCTCAGACACCCGGTTTAGCATTTTCTCAACCTGCCCAGCCTAGGACCTATCTTTCTGCCTGGCTCTTCAAGGAGCCGTTCATGTCCTCCTACTTTCAATCTATTACTGTCACATTAGGACGAAGCACACTTCCTTTGGCCACTTGCATTCTCAAGGATGCAGGTGCCTCCTCCCGATTTCCCAAATCAGTTGAAAACAAAGAAGCTTCATAACACTGAACGGCTGTTCTCCGAAGAATTCTAGAAATGCATGACTTTTGCATTTGCTCTTCTTCTCCCATCCCGAGGGGTAACATAGGGGAACCACGTGCAAAAGAGAGATTGTCCAATTGCACTTAGTCTGATGCTGAATTATTCCAGgatcttcctttccctttatccCTTACCAATCAGCATACACAAGAATAGTCTGGTCAcagagaccacagagagagacagataccAAAGGATATTCAAGAAGATACATATACTCAGTTTTGGCCTTAAATCTCTTCTCATGTGTATCTTCAGACTGTCCTGAACAACACAAGCACACTGAGCAGTCTGGCTACGTTTCTAATTGTCCCACATTTCCTCTAATTCCTACTGGAATCAAATTCACATGTCTTCTGTCCTGCCTCTATTCCTTATTCCGTTCCAGGGCCCTGAACCCTTCTGCCTTCTACTGCAGTTAGTTATGATTTTCTCTCCTGTATTTCCTGCTTTTCACACATTTCAGTGCTTTAGGTCCTTGCTACTCATTGTGCAGTCCACAGACCCAGCACCAGCATTATTTGGAAATTTGTAAGATCTGCAAATTTATGTACCATCTCAAAACCTAACCCATACCAATTAAGTCAGGATCTACATTTTGGCAAGATTCCCATAGGATCTGTGTGTATATTAAAGTGTGAGAAGCACTGTTTTAGATTATTGTCTCCTGGAGCTGAAATCATCATTCTTCATTCTTGTTATCTTCCTCTGAACCTCTTTGTTTGCTTCTTCTCTGCACCAGAAAGTGTTCTGGGAAAGATGGGAAGCCCATCTTTGGAAACAGCTTCTCAAGAATAACTTTCTTGGATGGAAGATAAAACTGTATTTTGCATTTCAGTATTTTGCCACCTATGTAGACTCAGAGACTTCAGACAGTGAAAGCTGCAGGTCTGATAGCTTATTTCAACAAATTGTATTATGCCTTTGTGTTGGCAGGAAAGAAATGTTATAAAGTCATACCTTAATCCACGTAGACATGAACAATGCTAACAGAGTGTACATGTTAGCATTGTTAACAATGTGAGCTCGCAATGCTaacattgccaaaaaaaaaaaatgtatttactttatCTAATCGTCTACCAAATAGTAAGTTTCAGCTTTTAGGAGTTAAAACTTTTTAGGTTGTATATGGCCACTTTCCAAAATGATCTACTATACTGACTCAGACCTGATTCAGATCTCAAATACTTTCAGGAACTCAAAAGTAATTTAATAGCTTACAAcgtgtttttaaacatttgaatgCCCCACACAGTGCTATTAAAACTATCACAATCAAAAGTATTTTACAGCTTGGGCAGCAATGCCAGGTCAGCATTGCCCAATAGGAATACATGCAGTCATATGGGTAATTGGAAATTTCAGAagtcccctttttaaaaaaaaagtgaaaacgaAGAGGTGGAAGTCAGTTTTACTACTTCAGTTTATTTAACttgatatatgtaaaattttctcatttcaacatgtaatgatataaaaattccttctttAAGGATCTATGTATTATGTTATAAAAATTCTAATGaactattttatcttattttttggtACAGACCTTTGAAGTTCTTAATGTGTTTTATACTTACAGCACTTCTAAaatcacactagccacatttgaaatgctcagtagccacatgtggctagagGCTACAGTATTGGGCATCACAgatccagaattttttttctaagtctgaCTTGTCAAATTTCCGTGACCCCTTTTTAACTAAGGAAATCATTAGCTCAGAGCTGGCAAAAAGAGCACTGAGCTATGAGTCATAAGATTTAGTTCAACCACTGCCCTGAGACTTACGGTGTAATATTTGACTCATAAATTCTCTTACGGGTTCATATTTTAATctgtaaaaaataagtaatacttttaaaattgtgCAAATTAAATAAGACATAAGGGTAAATACATTCTGTGCACTGTTAggagtatatatttataaaactcatATTTTAGATGCTGGTGATTTCACAGATTAATTCACAGATTAGAAACAAGTCTTCTTAGATGAGGTAGGTGAGGAGGCAATGCACAGCTGAATACAAGATGAATGcccatgtcttctgccctttgTTCCTGGGCTCAGTGGCATGCAAACATCAGAACCTCTAGAGCTCCTGAAGATAATCAGCAGTCAATGTTAGAACATGTTTTAGTACCTATGCAATATGAACATTATAACTGTGAAACTCACTTTCCTCCTCTGAAGCCTTGTGCTGAGTGCCTCTTCTTTTTCCTATCCTTTTACATTAGGGATAGAGATGGGATAATTATACCTTTTTCTCCTTAAGTGTGTAAACAGCCACAGCAAACAAAGAGCAAGTTTAAATGAATTTGTGACTTCTAATCTCAGTTCAAGTATTATATGTCTGGAAAGATAAAGTAATCCTCTTGGGTTTCTTACCTCCTGAGGTTTAGCATATTTGTCTATTTGTAAGAACTGTCTCTGCACTGGCCTATCATCCTCTTTTCACATAAGTAAACTTAGCCATTTGATGTGGTCTAGAGTAATGCAATTAGTATGGCCCAACATTAGGAATTATTTAGAATATAATGCTAAAGAAatggaatagattttttaaaaaggttattattttctcacagaaattcttttaatagaaatatatacagaagtagacttttagtttatatatatatatatatatatatatatatatatatatatatatataaatatatgtgtgtgtgtgtgtcatatataaaagatttatttatctgagaaagagtgCTTAtaagtgggggaaggggtgcaGAGAGAGACTCTTTCAAGCcgagcccaatgtgtggctctatttcatgacccatgagatcacgacccaagtcaaaaccaagagttggatgcttaaccagctgaaccactcaggtgcccctggaactgTATTTTAGGCATAACACTTCAAGTGTTGTAAAGATACCTGTTAACAGCCCATGAATCATGCATATTGTGAATGTTTAGTAAAATAAATCTCAGATAATCCTATTATGATGTgctgtgtgtggagagagagagagaaagagagagagagagagagagagagagactgcctCACCAtgaaagtagtttatttttggaaaaaaactatttgttgagcacctggctggttgatgcaactcttgatcttagagttgtaagtttgagccccatgttgagtgtagagattacttaaaaataaaatcttaaaaaaaaagctatttgtaACTTGTTATACAAATATGTGGAGATGCCTGATTGCAAAATGCGCATGAATAAACATAAcccaaaggcaaagagaaatgtTCAGATTATCTGCTATTCTTCTTTGTAATGTGGATAAGTCAAAGCTGACTCAGGAAAAGCAGTGTCTTTATAGTTAGAGCAGGAGTCCCTTCCAATGTGGAATGTGATCATCTAGGTGATTAACTGTGTGTTCTACTTTTTCACTGTTGAATCAAAGCTGAGCTGAGGCCTTATATATAACCAACCGTTATTTGACTTAGAGTAATCATTCCTGATTCATCAACATCTTTCTCTGATGAGCCCAGCAAATCATTGATCCTCATTTCCATACAcgtaattatattatttattttccatcattgGCATGTGGAATCAACTGGAATGATGCTACTGGGTACAGGTTACCCTAGGAGAGCATTGTCTTTAATTCTTAGGCAAAGGATACAGGATTTGGGGTATTGGGATCAAGTAAAATAACTAATGTGATAACCAATTTAGATGTTCCTTTGGAGATAAAATTGTAGATTTAGCTGACTGTGTACCCAATTACTCTCCCTTGCCTCCTCTGGGGAAGTTtctataatgaaataaaacatggaGATCAAGAAGCCACACAGAAATGTAAGTGTAAAGACAGAGAATGATTTGGATGCATTTCTATTATTCCTTTTCTCACTCTCCTATGGTTAAACACTAATATTCAGGGCGTTGTCACAacccagagaaatgagaaaattataaagTCAGATGAGCTAGAATAAAGCCAGGACACTAGAGGTTGTTTTGttactttttggttttgttgttgtatgattttttgttttgctttttaaacccTTCTAAGctagagttctttttaaaatgattttaaaaagcattttattttattttttttagagggagagtgcATGAGGtgggtagcagagggagagagaggagcagagggagaatgagaaaaagaatcccaagcaggctccatgcccagtcaaagccctatgtggggcttcaactcacaaccctgaggatataacctgaggcaaaatcaggagttggtagcttaactgactaagccactcaggtgccctaaagCTAGAGCCTTCTGAGGCATTTAGTTAGGGCACTTAGGTTCGGGCAGAACCACAGGACCCACTCACAGCCTTATACACTCTTGCTATCATTATCATTAGCATTAGAAATACCCTAATTGGGAGAGTTCCTGCCCCACCACTACCCAACAGTGGGAGCAGCCTCCACCAGGCATTGCTACTCCAGCTCTAACAGAGTTAAGGTCAGGGGGTGAAGACGTATTTTAACACTTTGCACGTTGTACTTTGCCAGGTGTTGATCCAAGAAATGCTAATGGTGCAGCAAGGTCTCACAGAGAGCTGTACTAAAATTAGATTTTTGGGTTTTGCTCCCTCCGATATCATAAAAGGAGATGGCCCAGAGTCAAATTTCACCGACCGCTCCATACTTCAGATTTTATACCTCTCTGAGGGTGGATAGAGCTTATTTTACTGGGTCAAACTCATCAAATAAAGTTTGTGCTTTTTCTCCATTTGAATTCTTCAAGAATTCTTGGTCTTGATATAAATACAAACTTGAAGATGGCCCCCATTATATCATCTTATGCGTCCAGATGTGTCTGCACTGCCCATTGCCCACAGACATTTGatgcaagtacacacacacacacacacacacacacacgaagtgAAGAAAAGGTGAATGGACTTGATATTTGTTGATTACCTATCCAGACATTTGGTAAACATTATCCCATTTGCTAGCAGTAAGTAGTCAATGAACTCCATATTATCCTTGAGACTACAAAGCTCAGCATGATTGTGAaatttgctcaaggccacacagctggtaagtggcagatcCACAAAGAAGCAAATCCACAAAGCCTTATCCCAGAGCCCATGTCTAGAAGGTGGCTGCTTATATTTGGATTTAGATAAAGAGAACTTTTAGTGTCTCCTAGAGGATTTAGCCACATCATTGTACTCGAAAAGCAAAccggaaaaaataagaaagaaaagcaaaccgATGTGGAGCAAAGATTCCCCTCAGTAATAAAGCTGGCACACGTGGCTAGAAAAATATCTGCTAATCTTTTTTCTCAATgacctctttaaaaaatacaccagACTCATTATCTGCATAAAT
This region includes:
- the OR8D4 gene encoding olfactory receptor 8D4 gives rise to the protein MGLRNQSAVTGFLLSGLTDQPELQLPLFCLFSGIYAVTVAGNLGMISIIGLSSQLHTPMYHFLSSLSFLDVCYSSVITPRMLADFLCNDKAISYSGCMTQLFFFCIFVISECYMLAAMAYDRYVAICSPLLYHVIMSPRACSLLVAAGFSVGLIDAMIHGGCILRLTFCGPNIIKHYFCDIIPLIQLSCSSTYIDELLIFVIGGFNMVATSLTIIISYGFILSKILHIHSMQGRSKAFSTCSSHLTAVLIFYGTLMSMYLKPASSRSLIQEKVSSVFYTTVIPMLNPLIYSLRNKEVKNALMKLLKRKVSL